The following nucleotide sequence is from Paenibacillus andongensis.
TGAAGGGATTCGTTCAGCCTATCAAACAGGCAGAGGTTCTGTTACAATGCGTGCTAGAACAGTTATTGAAGAAAACAATAATAAAGCTAGAATCATTGTTAATGAGCTGCCATATCAAGTAAATAAAGCTAGATTAGTTGAGAAAATTGCGGAACTTGTTCGTGAGAAAAAGATTGATGGTATCACGGACCTTCGAGATGAATCCGACCGTAATGGTATGCGAGTTGTTATCGAGCTTCGTCGTGACGTTAATCCGCATGTTGTTCTGAATAACTTGTTCAAACATACGGCCATGCAATCGAACTTTGGTATTATTATGCTTGCACTCGTCAACGGCGAACCAAGAGTTCTAAATCTTCGCGAGATGCTGCACTATTATCTCAAGCATCAGCAAGAGGTTATTCGCCGTAGAACAGAGTATGATTTACGCAAAGCGGAAGCGCGCGCTCACATTTTGGAAGGCTTGCGCATCGCACTTGATCATTTGGACCAAGTTATTGCCTTGATTCGTGCTTCCCGTACAACGGAAGAAGCTAGAGAAGGGCTCATGACTACGTTTAATTTGAGTCTCGATCAAGCTCAAGCTATTCTCGATATGCGTCTACAGCGTTTAACAGGCTTAGAACGTGAGAAGATCGAAGCTGAGTATGCTGAACTTATGAAGAAAATCGCTGAGCTTAAAGCAATTCTTGCCGATGAGAAGCTGATTCTAGCGATCATTAGCGAAGAATTGAATGAAATTAAAGAGAAATTCGGCGATGAGCGACGTTCCGAAATTACGGTTGGTGAGGAAAGCATCGAAGATGAAGACCTCATCCCGCGTGAAGATGTCGTTATCACGATTACGCATACGGGTTACATTAAGCGTCTTCCGGTTACGACGTATCGGAACCAGAAGCGTGGTGGACGTGGCATTGTCGGAATGGATACCAAGGACGATGACTTCGTCGAACATTTGTTCGTGACGAATACGCATCACTATCTGATGTTCTTTACGAATAAAGGAAAAGTGTACCGTCTGAAAGCTTATGAGATTCCGGATCTGAGCCGGACGGCTCGTGGAACACCAATCATTAACTTAATCCAGATCGAGCAAGGTGAGACGATTAACGCGGTGATTCCGGTAGAAAGCTTTGAAACCGAGCAATACCTATTCTTTGCAACGAAGCAAGGTGTTGTGAAGAAGACTCCGATCGATGATTATTCAAATATTCGTAAAGGTGGATTAATCGCTATTAATTTACGGGAAGATGATGATCTCATTGGTGTTAAACTGACTGACGGCAACCAAGGTATTATTATGGGAACCAAGCTCGGCATGTCCATCCATTTCCCTGAACAAGATGTTCGTTCCATGGGTAGGTCTGCTACTGGGGTTAAAGGTATACACCTGGATCCTGAAGATACGGTTATTGATATGGACGTAGTCCATGAAGATAATAGTGTACTCATTGTAACGACCAAAGGTTTTGGTAAGAGAACGCCTGTTTCTGAATATCGGATCCAGACACGCGGCGGTAAAGGGATTAAGACCTTGAACGTCACAGATAAGAACGGCCCTATTGTCGGTCTTAAAGTGGTGCAAAATGATGAGGATCTTATGATTATTACAGCGTCGGGTACTGTTATTCGTACAAGTATGGACGGGATTTCGATGATGGGTCGTAACACGCAGGGTGTACGCTTAATCAATATTCGTGAAGACGATGAAGTTGGAACCTTA
It contains:
- the gyrA gene encoding DNA gyrase subunit A; the protein is MSEELHSQVKEIDISTEMRTSFLDYAMSIIVSRALPDVRDGLKPVHRRILFAMSELGMSPDKPYKKSARIVGEVIGKYHPHGDSAVYETMVRMAQDFSLRYMLVDGHGNFGSIDGDMAAAMRYTEARLSKIAMELLRDINKETIDYAPNYDGEEQEPVVLPSRFPNLLVNGSSGIAVGMATNIPPHNLREVIEGIQMMIANPDVTPLELMQVIKGPDFPTAGFILGREGIRSAYQTGRGSVTMRARTVIEENNNKARIIVNELPYQVNKARLVEKIAELVREKKIDGITDLRDESDRNGMRVVIELRRDVNPHVVLNNLFKHTAMQSNFGIIMLALVNGEPRVLNLREMLHYYLKHQQEVIRRRTEYDLRKAEARAHILEGLRIALDHLDQVIALIRASRTTEEAREGLMTTFNLSLDQAQAILDMRLQRLTGLEREKIEAEYAELMKKIAELKAILADEKLILAIISEELNEIKEKFGDERRSEITVGEESIEDEDLIPREDVVITITHTGYIKRLPVTTYRNQKRGGRGIVGMDTKDDDFVEHLFVTNTHHYLMFFTNKGKVYRLKAYEIPDLSRTARGTPIINLIQIEQGETINAVIPVESFETEQYLFFATKQGVVKKTPIDDYSNIRKGGLIAINLREDDDLIGVKLTDGNQGIIMGTKLGMSIHFPEQDVRSMGRSATGVKGIHLDPEDTVIDMDVVHEDNSVLIVTTKGFGKRTPVSEYRIQTRGGKGIKTLNVTDKNGPIVGLKVVQNDEDLMIITASGTVIRTSMDGISMMGRNTQGVRLINIREDDEVGTLARVQKNEEQSENEEDGDWEETEVTDTEE